The nucleotide sequence TATGATCTATACCTTTAATTTTGTAATTCCCATATAACGCTTCCCTTTTCATATAGAATCCTGTTCCAGATAATAAGGGTCCCGTAATTCCATCCATACCTTGCCATAAAACCTTAAGTCGcagaaaaaataaagaacaattaAAAATACAGAATCATCATTTTGAAGATATAGATTACAtgaaataatatcaaaatttgaaGTGTTTACTGTATATGTTGATCTATGCTGACTGTCATATATGTCATTCTTGCTTATATTGTGAAATTTCTGAGGGAATTGAACAAAAGCAAGTGAAGGTGATTTCTTGGGATCAAGGTGAAAACACATTGCTTGTCTTGCTGAAGCTGGCTCACCGCAGAACATGTCACAATCCAGTACTAGAAGATACGGAGAGTTGCTGATAACTGCAGAGACACGATACTGCaagaaaatatatacatattttataAGTAATCAAATATTTGATTGCAAATCTTGAAAGAGGTTTGAGAATGCATGGTCTTGGGTTCTCATGTTTTATTTCACATAATCTCAGTTTATATCTAGTTTTATTGTTAATGTTTGTGGATCTATAGCACCAATATTTTATGTTAAAGGGGTGTTCGGTGTCCCAAACGACACGACACATgtagttacattcaattattttattttcttaaaatattgtTCGTATCGACGTGTCAGTGTTAGTTTCGTGTTCGATGTCCGTGAATGCTCCATAGTTGTGGACTCGGGGAAGGTATCACTGATCACAAGAGTATAGAGAATAGAGACAGATAATCTTACAAGGACATTGAGGGCTCCAGCTTTGAAATGATGAGGATGAGAAGGTTTTTTCTCACGGGAAACATATACAAGCAGTGGCAATTTCACTTGCTCTATTTCACCACTGCAATTTTCTTGAATCACCTGCCACCAATCAGTATTTATAGAGCTTAGTCTGAGATAAATTTCTCAATATGTGTAACAATGACAttagggagaaaaaaaaaatgaaaagatacCATGAATGCAAAATGCAAAATATCCTTAATTTGATAAGTTGTGTAATTGGACATGCCATAATCACAGTTTAGTTGTTAACCAAACATCATAAGCAAACATACAACTTATTAATTATCATTTCCCAGAAACTTAGTGCAAACACCAACAACAtgttagagacaaaaaaaatagcattgGTCATCAAATTTGGTTGGTGTCTATCATACTTAACGACATAACTAGAGACGAATTTCATATTTTTCCGTCTCTAAAATTCTGTCactatttcaactttttctagTAGTAATATATGCTAATTGAACTTTGAGTAAGCTAAATGAAATTCCAAAAAGTCCATTTCCAGttgaattaatattgtgtaTATGTAACATTAATTATACCTCTATAGTAGAAGGATGATTTTGACCTGTTATGCCAGTAGTATGGTTCTGATCCTCTTTTACTCTCATTATACCTTCTTTGAATGCCTCATATTTTTcctgcaaaataaaattaacatcataaaacaaacatattattCTGCCTAAACTCCAAAAATTGAGAAGCCCTCCAATTTAGAGTATACCTTAATCATTCTCTTATCGGCAATAAACTCGACATTCTCAGaaaaatcatcaccatcattctGAGAATCCGAAAAGTAAGCCTCAGGACACCTACACGAAATTCTGTATCTTGTGCAAAAAGGAATCCACCACTTTGCAAATTTCCAAGCCTCCTTCATACCATTCAACGTAATAGGCGAACCACCATCATCAGAAACATACACATGAAGTTTCTCAGGTGGATAATCCATTGCCATAGCTGATAAAACAGTGTTCATAACATCTAAAGTAGGTTCCTTAGTTGGGTCTGCAGTGCATATAAACACATCAATGTTAGGAAGTTTGTCATTTTCAGGTAGTCTTTCTGGAAAGACGGTTCTTTTAATCGGATTCCAACGGAATGCTTGGTCAAAAATCCAAATGAAAGAGAGAACGATTTCAGATGAAAAGACTAGAAGGTAAGGTAACAATGGTGTTTCTCTTGTTTTTGAGTCTTGAAAGAAGAAACAAAGCCTATAGTAAACTAAGAAACAAAGAGCAATGGAATGGAGGATTGTGTGTAACCTATTGATGAAAACTAAGGACTTGTTGACATGGATCACACTCAGAGGAAGAGTTTCCTCCTCCATTGAGCTCATAGTACAGTTAATTGTTTAATGGCTTATGGAAATATTCAATCTTAGTCTTGTATTTATTTCACTGAAATATTAGTAGTTGTTGAATAATAGTCTCACACATATCGATAATTTGATAAGATACACTTTATGTCATTATCACAAAACAGACCAAACACTATCGAATGGTCGAGAATCTTCTAAATTTAACCATAGTCATTGTTTTGCTATAACAAGTTTATAATACTTCTTTTGTCTCATATGTCCTATGAAGCACAAAGACTCTTCAGATTAAACGTGTCCCGACATCAAACATGTTTATAATttgacacatataattacattaaattatgtaaatttctcaaattattaacgATGTCGGCGTATCAGTGTTCGTGTCATATTCGGTGTCCGTACTTCATAGCATATGTCTGATATGCAACACTTTTGGATCTCAAATTAATTGTGACTTTaaaataccaatatttttttctatgaatatattattatttattatgtttagTCCTTCAAACTATTTAACTAATTGTAATtaataaaagtattttaataaataattattttaataaataattattctatcattaAAATCTacacaattaataattttattaagaatacACACAACTCAAATACGACACTTATAATGAGACGAATAtggattaaaaacaaatgacTCTCAAAAGtggtattttattttcatattcaaaTTAAGACAACAAATCACCACTTTTTAGTCAAAATTCACCATTTTTAAAAGCTAAAGTTATGATTGAAATTGCAACATATGTTATACTtgaatgacaaaaaaattgatttaaagaAATGAAGA is from Medicago truncatula cultivar Jemalong A17 chromosome 1, MtrunA17r5.0-ANR, whole genome shotgun sequence and encodes:
- the LOC25484392 gene encoding cellulose synthase-like protein G2, encoding MSSMEEETLPLSVIHVNKSLVFINRLHTILHSIALCFLVYYRLCFFFQDSKTRETPLLPYLLVFSSEIVLSFIWIFDQAFRWNPIKRTVFPERLPENDKLPNIDVFICTADPTKEPTLDVMNTVLSAMAMDYPPEKLHVYVSDDGGSPITLNGMKEAWKFAKWWIPFCTRYRISCRCPEAYFSDSQNDGDDFSENVEFIADKRMIKEKYEAFKEGIMRVKEDQNHTTGITGQNHPSTIEVIQENCSGEIEQVKLPLLVYVSREKKPSHPHHFKAGALNVLYRVSAVISNSPYLLVLDCDMFCGEPASARQAMCFHLDPKKSPSLAFVQFPQKFHNISKNDIYDSQHRSTYTVLWQGMDGITGPLLSGTGFYMKREALYGNYKIKDTDFKLQEYVGTSNEFIKSLKQNCSPNIVTDGNALPIKETLLLTSCNYEIGTKWGKEVGFMYGTVCEDVHTSIMLSCNGWNSVYCDPPKPQFLGNSATNLNDLFIQGTRWSSGLLESGLTKVCPLINCPLRMSLLLRFCLTYITCFPLHCLPFWCFAIVPQICLLSGVSLYPKVSEPFFFIYAFIYLSAQTKHLFEALSTGGTFRTMIIEQRMRMMRSITCHLYGLLDCLMKEFGLREASFMPTNKVKDEEQTMLYQMDKYDFRIPNMFLVPMVALIMINISCFIGGIYRVLSLGELDKMFIQIYLMAHIILVNYPIIEGIVIRKDKGRISPSVVVTSNVLATILTCALYPLLRKV